A region from the Papio anubis isolate 15944 chromosome 6, Panubis1.0, whole genome shotgun sequence genome encodes:
- the LOC101020438 gene encoding olfactory receptor 10C1-like: MSLNCSMWQDNSMSVKYFAFAKFSEVTEQCFLLFSLILLMFLASLTGNALIALAIWTNPVLHTPMYFFLANLSLLEIGYTCSVIPKMLQSLVSEARGISREGCATQMFFFTLFAISECCLLAAMAFDRYMAICSPLHYATRMNRGVCAHLAIVSWGVGCMVGLGQTNYIFSLDFCGPCEIDHFFCDLPPILALACGDTSYNEAAVFVVAILCISSPFLLIIASYGRILAAVLVMPSPEGRRKALSTCSSHLLVVTLFYGSGSVTYLRPKASHSPGTDKLLALFYTVVTSMLNPIIYSLRNKEVKAALQRTVARKKF, encoded by the coding sequence ATGAGTCTTAATTGTTCCATGTGGCAGGACAACAGCATGTCTGTCAAATACTTTGCGTTTGCCAAATTCTCTGAGGTCACTGAACAGtgtttccttctattttcccTCATCCTACTCATGTTCTTAGCATCACTGACAGGCAATGCTCTCATAGCCCTTGCTATCTGGACCAACCCAGTCCTCCACACCCCCATGTACTTTTTCCTGGCCAACTTGTCTCTCCTGGAGATCGGCTACACTTGCTCAGTCATACCCAAGATGCTGCAGAGCCTGGTGAGCGAGGCCCGAGGAATCTCTCGGGAGGGTTGTGCCACACAGATGTTTTTCTTTACATTGTTTGCTATCAGTGAATGCTGCCTTTTGGCAGCCATGGCGTTTGACCGCTACATGGCCATATGCTCCCCATTGCACTATGCAACACGAATGAATCGTGGAGTGTGTGCCCACTTGGCAATAGTTTCTTGGGGAGTAGGATGCATGGTGGGCCTGGGCCAGACAAACTATATTTTCTCCTTGGACTTCTGTGGCCCCTGTGAAATAGACCACTTCTTCTGTGACCTCCCACCTATCCTGGCACTCGCCTGTGGGGACACATCTTATAATGAAGCTGCAGTCTTTGTCGTGGCAATCCTTTGCATTTCCAGCCCATTTTTACTGATCATTGCTTCCTATGGCAGAATTCTAGCTGCAGTGCTGGTCATGCCCTCACCTGAAGGCCGCCGTAAAGCTCTCTCCACCTGTTCTTCCCACCTGCTTGTAGTAACACTCTTCTACGGCTCAGGATCTGTCACCTACTTGAGGCCCAAGGCTAGCCATTCACCAGGAACAGATAAACTCCTAGCTCTCTTCTACACAGTGGTGACATCCATGCTGAACCCCATCATCTACAGCTTACGGAACAAGGAAGTTAAGGCAGCTCTCCAGAGAACTgtggcaagaaaaaaattttga
- the LOC110740371 gene encoding olfactory receptor 2G3-like, which produces MERNNQTSGGDFILLGFSDQPQLEVILFVVVLISYLLTLVGNTAIIVISCLDSKLHTPMYFFLTNLSFLDLCFTTSIVPQLLWNLKGPAKTITPTGCAIQLYVSLSLGSTECVLLTVMAFDRYVAVCRPLNYTTVMAPSLCKALAGIAWLSGVGNTLIQGTITLRLPRCGNCHLHHFLCEVPAMIKLACVDIHANEVQLFVATLVLLLLPMALILVSYGFIVQAVINTKSVKAWRKALGTCGSHLLVVSLFFGPSSAIYIQPKRSYGRSQGKFLTLFYTVVTPTLNPLIYTLRNKDVRGALRRLLRREQTF; this is translated from the coding sequence ATGGAAAGAAACAATCAAACATCTGGGGGAGATTTTATTTTGCTTGGATTCTCAGATCAGCCCCAGTTGGAGGTCATCCTTTTTGTGGTAGTTTTGATATCGTATCTTCTAACCCTTGTGGGCAACACAGCCATTATTGTGATCTCCTGCCTGGACTCCAAACTCCACACgcctatgtatttttttctcacaaatctCTCCTTTCTTGACCTTTGCTTCACTACCAGCATTGTTCCCCAGCTATTGTGGAACCTGAAGGGACCGGCCAAGACCATCACACCCACTGGCTGTGCCATACAACTCTACGTGTCCCTCTCCTTGGGTTCCACTGAGTGTGTACTCCTTACTGTCATGGCATTTGACCGCTACGTAGCTGTCTGCAGACCTCTCAATTACACTACTGTCATGGCCCCATCACTTTGCAAGGCCTTAGCAGGAATAGCCTGGCTAAGTGGAGTAGGAAACACTCTCATCCAAGGCACCATCACCCTCCGGCTGCCTCGATGTGGGAATTGCCATCTCCACCACTTCCTGTGTGAGGTGCCTGCCATGATCAAGTTGGCGTGTGTGGACATTCATGCAAATGAAGTCCAGCTTTTTGTGGCCACATTggttctcctccttcttcctatGGCATTGATATTAGTCTCCTATGGATTCATTGTGCAAGCAGTGATAAATACTAAGTCAGTCAAGGCTTGGCGCAAGGCCCTAGGGACCTGTGGTTCCCATCTGTTAGTGGTGTCCCTCTTCTTTGGGCCCAGTTCAGCCATATACATTCAACCAAAGAGATCCTATGGCCGCAGCCAGGGCAAGTTCCTCACACTTTTTTATACCGTTGTGACTCCTACCCTCAATCCTCTCATATATACTCTGAGGAACAAGGATGTAAGAGGAGCCCTGAGGAGACTGCTGAGGAGGGAACAAACTTTCTAG
- the LOC103881079 gene encoding olfactory receptor 2B6-like, giving the protein MSIPNCGYLEVSAGISPTSADMWIYNQSSLHDFILLGFSDHPWLETPFFVIFLVAYIFSLFGNISIILVSCLDPQLDSPMYFFVSNLSFLDLCYTTSTVPQMLVNLRGAEKIISYGGCVAQLYIFLALGSTESILLAIMAFDRYAAICKPLHYPVIMNQRRCIHMAAATWISGFANSVVQSTLTVVAPRCGRRVLDHFFCEVPALLKLACIDIGVNETELNVLGALLLLVPLTLILGTYVFIAQAVMRIRSAESRWKAFNTCASHLLVVSLFYVTAISMYVQPPSSYSRDRGKVMALFYGIVTPTLNPFIYTLRNKDVKAALRRSLTKEFWIKTR; this is encoded by the coding sequence ATGTCTATCCCTAACTGTGGGTATTTAGAGGTCTCAGCTGGAATTTCGCCTACCAGTGCTGACATGTGGATCTACAATCAAAGCTCGCTACATGATTTTATCCTATTGGGATTTTCTGACCATCCCTGGCTAGAGACACCCTTCTTTGTAATCTTTCTGGTGGCCTACATCTTTTCCCTATTTGGAAACATCTCCATTATCCTAGTTTCCTGCCTGGATCCCCAGCTTGACAGTCCCATGTACTTTTTTGTCTCCAATCTATCCTTTCTGGACCTCTGCTATACCACCAGCACTGTCCCACAGATGCTGGTCAACCTCCGGGGAGCAGAAAAGATCATTAGCTATGGGGGTTGTGTTGCCCAACTCTATATATTTTTGGCCCTGGGTTCTACTGAATCCATACTTCTAGCCATCATGGCCTTTGACCGTTACGCTGCCATTTGCAAGCCCCTTCACTACCCAGTCATCATGAACCAGAGACGCTGTATCCACATGGCTGCTGCCACTTGGATCAGTGGTTTTGCTAACTCCGTTGTCCAGTCCACTCTCACAGTGGTGGCCCCAAGATGTGGACGGAGGGTGTTGGACCATTTCTTCTGTGAAGTTCCAGCCCTTTTGAAACTAGCCTGTATTGATATTGGTGTGAATGAAACTGAGCTCAATGTACTAGGCGCTTTGCTTCTCCTGGTGCCACTCACCCTCATCCTGGGCACTTATGTGTTCATTGCTCAGGCAGTAATGAGAATCCGCTCTGCTGAAAGTCGCTGGAAGGCTTTCAATACCTGTGCCTCACATTTGCTGGTGGTCTCCCTCTTCTACGTCACGGCCATCAGTATGTATGTACAGCCTCCCTCTAGCTATTCTCGTGACCGGGGAAAGGTCATGGCTCTCTTCTATGGCATTGTCACACCCACCCTCAACCCATTCATCTATACATTGAGAAACAAGGATGTGAAAGCTGCCCTGAGAAGATCACTGACTAAAGAGTTTTGGATTAAGACAAGATGA